One window of the Saccopteryx bilineata isolate mSacBil1 chromosome 2, mSacBil1_pri_phased_curated, whole genome shotgun sequence genome contains the following:
- the LRRN2 gene encoding leucine-rich repeat neuronal protein 2, translating to MRLLVAPLLLAWVACATAAVPVVPWRVPCPPQCACQIRPWYTPRSSYREATTVDCNDLFLTAVPPALPAGTQTLLLQSNGIVRVDWSELGYLANLTELDLSQNSFSDARDCDFRALPQLLSLHLEENQLTWLEDHSFAGLASLQELYLNHNQLRRIAPRAFAGLGNLLRLHLNSNLLRAVDSRWFEMLPNLEILMIGGNKVDTILDMNFRPLANLRSLVLAGMNLREISDYALEGLQNLESLSFYDNQLVQVPRRALEQVPGLKFLDLNKNPLQRVGPGDFANMLHLKELGLNNMEELVSIDKLALVNLPELTKLDITNNPRLSFIHPRAFHHLPQMETLMLNNNALSALHRQTVESLPNLQEVGLHGNPIRCDCVIRWANATGTRVRFIEPQSTLCAEPPDLQRRPVREVPFREMTDHCLPLISPRSFPSSVHMARGASLVLHCRALAEPEPEIYWVTPAGIRLTAARAGRRYRVYPEGTLELRRVTVEEAGLYTCVAQNLVGADTKTVSVVVGRAPIQLGRVKEWGLELRVQETHPYHILLSWVSPPNTVSTNLTWSSTSSFRGQGPTALARLPRGTHSYNITRLLPAAEYWACLQVAFADAHTQLACVWARTTEAIPCHRALGDRPGLIAILALAILLLAAGLAAHLGTGQPRQGAGGRPLLPAWAFWGWGAPSVRVVSAPLVLPWNLGWKLPTSLEGETLSPPLSQNSWSSAVEK from the coding sequence ATGAGGCTCCTTGTGGCCCCCCTCTTGCTAGCATGGGTGGCCTGTGCCACTGCTGCTGTACCTGTGGTCCCCTGGCGTGTGCCCTGCCCTCCTCAGTGTGCCTGCCAGATCCGGCCCTGGTATACACCCCGCTCGTCCTACCGTGAGGCCACCACCGTGGACTGCAATGACCTGTTCCTGACGGCCGTGCCCCCAGCGCTGCCCGCGGGCACTCAGACCCTGCTGCTGCAGAGCAATGGCATCGTCCGTGTGGACTGGAGTGAGCTCGGCTATCTGGCCAACCTCACAGAGCTGGACCTGTCCCAGAACAGCTTCTCAGACGCCCGAGACTGTGATTTCCGTGCCCTGCCCCAGCTGCTGAGCCTGCACCTGGAGGAGAACCAGCTGACCTGGCTGGAAGACCACAGCTTTGCGGGTCTGGCCAGCCTACAGGAGCTCTATCTCAACCACAACCAGCTGCGCCGCATCGCCCCCCGGGCCTTCGCCGGCCTCGGCAACCTGCTCCGGCTGCACCTCAACTCCAACTTGCTGAGGGCCGTGGACAGCCGATGGTTCGAGATGCTGCCCAACCTGGAGATCCTCATGATCGGGGGCAACAAGGTGGACACTATCCTGGACATGAACTTCCGGCCCCTGGCCAACCTgcgcagcctggtactggcaggCATGAACCTTCGGGAGATCTCCGACTACGCGCTGGAGGGGCTGCAAAACCTGGAGAGCCTCTCCTTCTATGACAACCAGCTGGTCCAGGTGCCCAGGCGGGCACTGGAGCAGGTGCCTGGGCTCAAGTTCCTGGACTTGAACAAGAATCCACTCCAGCGGGTGGGGCCGGGGGACTTCGCTAACATGCTGCACCTCAAGGAGCTGGGGCTGAACAACATGGAGGAGCTGGTTTCCATTGACAAGTTGGCCCTGGTCAACCTCCCCGAGCTGACCAAGCTGGACATCACCAACAACCCCCGGCTGTCCTTCATCCACCCCCGCGCCTTCCACCATCTGCCGCAGATGGAGACCCTCATGCTCAACAACAACGCACTCAGTGCCTTGCACCGGCAGACCGTGGAGTCCCTGCCCAACCTACAGGAGGTGGGTCTTCACGGCAATCCCATCCGCTGTGACTGTGTCATCCGCTGGGCAAATGCCACCGGCACCCGCGTCCGCTTCATTGAGCCACAGTCCACCCTGTGTGCCGAGCCGCCGGACCTCCAGCGCCGCCCGGTCCGAGAGGTGCCCTTCCGAGAGATGACGGACCACTGTCTGCCCCTCATCTCCCCCCGCAGCTTCCCCTCCAGCGTCCACATGGCCAGGGGAGCGAGCCTGGTTCTGCATTGCCGGGCGCTAGCGGAACCAGAACCTGAGATCTACTGGGTCACTCCAGCCGGGATTAGACTGACAGCTGCCCGTGCGGGCAGGAGATACCGGGTATACCCTGAGGGGACCCTGGAGCTGCGGAGGGTGACCGTGGAAGAGGCAGGGCTGTACACCTGTGTGGCCCAGAACCTGGTGGGGGCCGATACTAAGACAGTTAGTGTGGTGGTTGGCCGGGCTCCCATACAGCTGGGCAGGGTCAAGGAATGGGGGCTAGAGCTCCGTGTACAGGAGACCCACCCCTATCACATCCTGCTATCTTGGGTCTCCCCACCCAACACCGTCTCAACCAATCTCACCTGGTCCAGCACCTCCTCCTTCCGGGGTCAGGGGCCCACTGCTCTGGCCCGCCTGCCTCGGGGCACCCACAGCTACAACATCACCCGCCTTCTTCCGGCCGCAGAGTACTGGGCCTGTCTGCAAGTGGCCTTTGCTGATGCCCACACCCAGTTGGCTTGTGTATGGGCCAGGACTACAGAGGCCATTCCTTGCCACAGAGCCTTAGGGGACCGACCTGGGCTCATAGCCATTCTGGCTCTGGCCATCCtcctgctggcagctgggctaGCAGCCCACCTTGGCACTGGCCAGCCCAGGCAGGGGGCGGGTGGGCGGCCTCTCCTTCCAGCCTGGGCTTTCTGGGGCTGGGGTGCTCCCTCAGTCCGGGTAGTATCTGCGCCCCTTGTCCTGCCCTGGAATCTGGGATGGAAGCTGCCCACGTCCTTAGAAGGGGAGACACTGTCACCACCATTGTCTCAAAATTCTTggagctcagcagtagagaaatAA